The window GACGACGGTTCAGACTACGAAGGGCCTCATCGATGTCGGCGAGCTGCGGCCCGGAGCTTCAATGGAGGTCTTTGCCTGGGGCATGGGCCTTCTCTCCTTGGATTCTGCTCGGCTTACTCACAAGGATGGGCTCGGTGCCATTCAAGTAGCCCGACCTGTTCCTCGCTTGGTATCCGAGAATGGCGGCGTCTTCATTTCGTACCGCCACGCCACGCTGTTCCTGCTCGCAGTAATCATCGTCGGCGCCGCTCTTCTTGCGCTCTCAAAGCGCCCTGTTCGTTCATCGGCCGCGTCGCCAACTGGGAAGGATGCCGGCTAACCCGACACGCAGCGGACTACGCTGCGCTCGCCGCTGATGCTGCGGTTAGACCCCGGAGGGCACATCCACGATGAGTAACAACATCAACCCGAACGCTGTCGCCAACGCCAGCGGTTACCCGCTCGAGGCCGCTCTCGCCGCGATCGCCAAGAAGTGGGAAGGAGTAACCCTTTGGCATCTCTTGGCGCGCGAGCATCCGTGGGACCATCCGGTGAGGGGTGACAAGCGCTTCATCGATATCGTTCTCGGCGGTCAAAAGAACGACGAGATAACTCACGCACTCTACCGTTCGCGTCTAGTAATCGAATGCAAGCGCGTCGAGGGGCACTGGGTATTTCCCGTCCGCCAGAACGACGCTGCCAAGAGCAATCAGGTTCGGGTCCTCTGCGCACAACCGGGTTCAGCCGCGGGCACTTCCTGGCGGAAGGTCTCATGCGGCCCACCCTCGTATCACTCCGAGTTCTGCGCGATGAGCGTAAAGAAGGGTGGCCCGATAGCCTCGATCGAAGAACAATCGAGGGATGGGGTTCAGAGCTGATACAGTCAGGCCTCGCCTTGGCTGCTCAGGAGTCCGAGTCGCTGGGTGCCAACGCATCAGGCATCGAACTCATTTCCTACATCCCGATGATTGTCACAACGGCGCCCCTGACCGTCCTCTTCTTCGACCCCGAACGCGTTGACCTGTCGTCGGGGCACGTCGCTTCTCCCCAGACAGCCGAACCCGAATCCGTAGGTTGGGTGCGCTTCACGAAGAACCTCGGCTTCGAACCGCTCGGCACCGAGCCGCTCTCGCCACGGCCCGATCACCTTCTCGCGCGTCAGGGGGTCTGGGTCGTCCACGCCACTGCATTTCTCGCGTTCTTGAAGGCCGCCCTATCTTTCCGCGTTTCCGACGATGCCTAACCGCCGGCATGCAGCGGTCTCGCTGCGCTCGCCGCTGATGTGATGCCGGACGTTAGGCACCGTCTGCCCAGCCTTGCCCGAAATCCGCTACGGTAACTACGTGTTTAGACCGAAGCCAGGAGATCCCCCTCCCGAATACCTCGCTGCCCTCCGCGAGAGCATCGCTCGTGATCCTGATGGCCTGGAAGCCAAGGACTTCCGCTGGAGCCTCCGCGATGGGTTCTCCGAGGACGACGCGCTTCTGACTGTGGCGCGGTCGCGGCTCGGTCTCTGCGAGCCCGGTACCCTTGTCGTCCTCAGGCAGAATCCTTCGCTCTATCTCCTTGCAGACGCTCGAACCCTGGCGGCTCTCGCCAAGCTCGCAGCACGCGAAGGCGACTCGTGGCTGGAAGCCTCGCACACCCGGGCATCGATCCTATTAACCGTTGCGGCCCTCGAGGGCTTCATCAACGCCGTTTACGAGAATTCCGACACTCCTCACCTCGACACCAAGCTCCGAATGCACCCGCGGGAGAAATGGCTGCGAGCTCCCCATGCGGTGCTGCCCTACGGAGGTCGCCTCTGGGACGGCGAACGGTTGCTGTATAGCCCAGGCGACCCGATCGAGTCCTTCGTCGAAAGCGAGGAACCATTCAAGTCCTTCAGTGAGCTCTGGACGCTCCGGAACGATATGGTTCACCCGAGGAGCATTGAAAGGGCCCACGCCTGCGACAACATCCCTCCCCTAGACGAGATCGGTGAACGCTATGCGCACACCGACATTCCAAAGGAGTTTCGCTTCTGGCGTCATCAGGATGCTCGCCGCGTTCACCGAATCGCTTGGGCGATGATCCGGAGCTTGAACACCTTCCTGAAGAACCAGCTCTCCACTGGACTAGGGGGCGCCCATTCGATCGAGTACAGCATTGGCCACGGAACGAATCGAACAGGAGCGGCGGACTCGATCGAGTCTTGACCTGGAACGACACTTGAAGGTGAAGACACCGCGTCCAGTCCTTCGGGCGACGAGAAAGCACCCCATCGGATCAGATGGGGTGCGGGCGTTGCATGCCTCTTCTCAGAAAAGGTGGATGAGGAGCGGGAGAACGGTATCTGGGTCGAGAGGCTGAGCGTCCCCTTCTCCCGGTGGGAGAGGAATGCCTGCCTCGAAGAAGTCGTCGAGGATCCGGTTCACGAGCGCGGTCATCGGGAGCTTCCTTCCGGTTCGCGCGTGGTGCGTGACCTTGAGCTGGTAGAGGCGCCGGACGTTCCGGTCCTCGATGAACGGCTGGTAGAGACCGAGGCGTGCCACGGGCGCCTTCAGAACGTCTCGTCGATGCCGTGGTCTTCGTCGCTCTCGCCGTAGAGCGTCGGGACCGCCGTGTGGCAGTGGAAGCACTCGATGGGCGGCCCCTCGTAGAGGAGCTCGTAGTCGACCACGAACCAGGCCCGCTCGTCGGTGGAGAACGGGTCGAGGAAGGCCGAGACGGCGTTCATGCACGAGGCGCAGCGCATCTCTCCGTCGACGGTGATGTAGAGGACCGGGACCATGTCGGCGGGGATGACGGAGCGGAAGCGGCCGTCTGGCTCGAGGAAGGACTCCGGGAAGACGAGCATCAGTTCACCTCCCTCCAGTGGACGCGAGCATCGAGGAGCGGGGACCAGTCGCCGTGGCGCATCGTCGCGACGTCGATGACCGAGGCGATCGTGAGGACACCGCTCGAGGTGACGACGAACTCGATCGAGATGTCCCGCCCGCAGTTGAGGCAGGGGGTGAGCAGGCTCCCGTCAGGCGGGAACCGGCCCTGCTCCCCCCAGTACCTCCCGCAGGCAGGGCAGCGGATGAAGAACCACGGGGTCGCCATCAGTAGCCCTCGTCGGCGCGCATGTAGTCGGCAGCGGTGATGCAGGCGTCGGCGAACTCGCTGTCGGGATCGTCGTCCGCTGAGACGAGGCCTTCGGTGACGTCCTCGACTCCGGCGTAAAGGTCGCGGGCACATGCCGGGCAGAGAAGCACCTCCTGCTCGGTCTCGGGGTCGTCGTAGGTTCGGATGCCGCCCGTGGCGCCGCAGTCCTCGCAGTGGGTCGAGGTCGCTTCACTCATAGCGCTCTCCCCTACTGGCACGAGGGGGTGACGAAGAGGACGAAGGGGCGTTCGGCGTACGTGACCGTGGCGAACGGGCCGTAGGCCCCGCAGGCGAGGTGGTGAAGCCGGACCATGGCGTCGAGGTCCTTCGAGACGGCGTGCTGGACACCGTGGCGGCCGACTCGGACCGAGACGAGGTCGAGGAAGTGCTGGACGCCGTCGATGTCGATCGGCGCACGGAACCAGGCATCGGGTCTGACTCCCAGGTGGGCGCCGGCCGGCGAGAGCGGGACGGAGGAGAGGTCGAGTCTCATGCGGCACCTCGCTCCGCGGCGCCGGGTACGGCTTCGCTTCGACCGGCACGGAGGATCGTGTCGGCGGCCTTGAAGATCCGCTGGGCGGAGTGCCCGGGGGGGGTTGCCCGCGCCGTACCACGACTGGATGTAGCCGCGGGCGTACTCGGCGCCCGGGAGGTGGAGCGCCTCGAGACAGAGGAGGGCGACCGCCTCGGCCTCCGCTTCCGTGAGCGTCTTCGGGAGGTCCGGCCGGTCGTCGCCGCGCTCGGCGGTGTGGTTGAGGAGGACGTGGCCGAGCTCGTGGAAGAGGGTCTTGGCCGGGAGCGCGGCGATGGGGCTCACCGCGACGGAGCGCCCGTGGGCGAAGCCCTGGACGTTGCCGTCGGGCAGGTCGAAGGCGATGCGCTGGACCGCGAGGGCCTCGAGGGCGCGCGCCTCGTCCCACGACGGGATCTCGACGGCGTTCGTGAGGGGCTCTCCGTCGGTCTGGGCCAGGACGAACCACCGCGGTTTCCAGACGAAGATCGTCTTCAACCGCGGAGCGTCGCCCTCGGGCACGGGCCGGCGGCTCCGCTCGTCGTCCTTCACCCGGACGCTCACCGGCATGCACAGGACGATGGCCTTCTCGCCGGCCCGCACGCGCCGCTTGAGCTCGTTCCACCGCTGGAGGGTGGCGATCGGCCCAGGGGCGAGCCGGCGTTCGCGGCACTGGAACATGGCCGCGAGCTGGTTACCGAGGCTGTAGCCGTGAAAGAGGCTGTACGCCTCGAGGATCTGGCCGGGGCGGGAGACCGCGTCAGCGAGGAGCTCCGCCCAGCGAATCGAGACGGGTGGAGACATCAGGGACCTCCTTGCGTGTCAGGTCCCGGACGCCCTCGCGCCCGGGACGGTGTTTCGTCCGGGGCACGGCGTCGAGATAGCGGGCAAGTTCAGTGCTTGAGGTAGACCACCGGTTTCAGGGGTTCGGCCCAGCAGCGGCGGCAGTCGCCACACGCCGGTGGGCTCCTGAGGTACTTCGGGCAGGTGGAGCGCGCGGGGTCGGTCGTGACGGAGCTCCCCGCGTGCAGACCGGGGATCACGGGCGGGTCTCCGTCGATCAGGAGCGCGCTCGGGCGGACGGTGACGTTCGGCAGGAAAGCGAGACGGCGGAGGGAGGCGAGGAGCGGATCGTCGTCGGGGCGGACCTGGCCGTGGATCGCCCAGCTTCTCGTCGGCGCCCAGAACGAGACCTCGGGAAGGGCGAGGGCGATCTCGTACCAGGCGTCGACGTAGGGTGGGCTGAAGAAGTCGCCGGAATCGTGGAGGCGGAAGTGGCGTTCGTCTCGACGGGAGATGAGCTCCGTGACGACCGGGGCGAAGCGTCCGGAGGTGAGGGCGTGAACAGTCCAGGCGAGCCGCCTGTCCTGGGCGAGCTTCACGGTTCGCCACCTGTAGCGCTTCCGTTCATCGGCGTAGCAAGCGCTACAAACCGACGTCGGCGTGAGAACGACCCCGGGGCAGGTGCGCTTGGCCGGGAGGCTGAAGGAGCTCCCCGGCATCGCGTCGGTACGCGTGAGCAGGCACATTAGGACCTCCTCGATGGATTCCCGGGCGCCTCGGCGCCCTCGGGCGGCCGACGTCTCGACCGAAGGTCCCAAGCAAAGGAGCGGACCTATTCGGGTGCAGAGACGCCAGCCGCCAGAGAGCTCAGAGGGCCGGGGAGCACCCGCCGGCCGAGTAGGTCCCGGAAGCCGGGAGACCTGCGGGTGCCGAACCGAGTTGGGAAGGAGCTGCGGCCGTGCCGACGCCAGAAAGAGACCACACCGGAAGCGAAAACGTGAGAGCCGATCCCGGGGACGTGCGTCAGCCGCACGGCCGGCGGCCGTCGACCTCGAGGAGGCGTGACGGGTCGCGCTGTGCGGAACACGCACAGGGCTCCCCTCGCCCGGACGGTGGACACGGCAGGGTGTGGCACAGAGCCGGCTCCTGGAGCTCGACAGCGGGCCGGGATGCCGGCAGGAAGGGGTCTTCCGCTCGGCACCAGACGGCGCCTCCCGGCCATGCGTTCGCCCAGCCGGCCAGGGAGAGGACCGCCTCCCGGGCCGCGCCGGCCTCGCGGAGGAGTCGGGAGAGAAGCCCGAGTCGCTCGAGAGGATGGCGGTGGAGACGGGCGTTTTCGACTGTCACGGCGAGGCGAAACGTCGGGAAGCCGAGGAGGCGCTGGCAGAGCTCCGGGCGGACGGCCAGCTCTGCGTAGCGCGCGGCCTTTGCCCGGGCGAAGTGCGCGGGCGACTCCATACCCCGGTCGTGTTCGAGAAAGACGAGCTCGGGGCCGGAGGCTCCTGGGAGAACGAGGACTCCGTCGGGCTGCGGCAGCT is drawn from Holophagales bacterium and contains these coding sequences:
- a CDS encoding replication-relaxation family protein — encoded protein: MSLREHAVLELITRLRLVPLVLVHDALFKDVSRQVVGRFVNRMVDRGWLQTWSEPTERGGNPTWIYATAAGRTAGLGLVLGAAEGTPFQQLVATMLPSARTRPLELAPRIAPAFLRHQRETATLLVRLAAAHGAFWYSAWDRPLPQGGAPAQLPQPDGVLVLPGASGPELVFLEHDRGMESPAHFARAKAARYAELAVRPELCQRLLGFPTFRLAVTVENARLHRHPLERLGLLSRLLREAGAAREAVLSLAGWANAWPGGAVWCRAEDPFLPASRPAVELQEPALCHTLPCPPSGRGEPCACSAQRDPSRLLEVDGRRPCG